From a single Kitasatospora azatica KCTC 9699 genomic region:
- a CDS encoding enoyl-CoA hydratase/isomerase family protein: protein MSDSVLYERDGALAVITINRPEAMNALDVPTKVALRDSVIEAAADPAVRAVLLTGAGEKAFCVGQDLKEHLGLLQRAEETGEPPLKTVAEHYNPLVRALTGMRKPTVAAVGGVAAGAGASLAFACDFRIVAETAGFNTSFAGVALTADSGASWTLPRLVGHARATELLMFPRTVKAAEALTLGLATQVVPTAELAATAREFAQKLAHGPTVAYGAIKAALDFGASHSLSETLDKEDELQTLAGASEDHRIAVRAFVAKEQPNYVGR from the coding sequence ATGTCCGACTCCGTGCTCTACGAGCGCGACGGCGCGCTCGCCGTCATCACCATCAACCGACCCGAGGCGATGAACGCGCTGGACGTGCCGACCAAGGTGGCCCTGCGCGACAGCGTGATCGAGGCGGCGGCCGACCCGGCGGTGCGGGCGGTGCTGCTGACCGGGGCCGGGGAGAAGGCCTTCTGCGTCGGCCAGGACCTCAAGGAGCACCTGGGCCTGCTGCAGCGCGCCGAGGAGACCGGTGAGCCGCCGCTGAAGACCGTCGCCGAGCACTACAACCCGCTGGTCCGGGCCCTGACCGGGATGCGCAAGCCGACCGTGGCCGCGGTCGGCGGGGTGGCCGCCGGGGCCGGGGCCTCGCTGGCCTTCGCCTGCGACTTCCGGATCGTGGCCGAGACGGCCGGGTTCAACACCTCTTTCGCCGGCGTGGCACTGACCGCGGACTCGGGCGCGTCGTGGACCCTGCCGCGGCTGGTCGGGCACGCCCGGGCCACCGAGCTGCTGATGTTCCCGCGCACCGTCAAGGCCGCCGAGGCGCTCACCCTCGGGCTCGCCACCCAGGTCGTCCCCACTGCCGAACTCGCGGCCACAGCACGGGAGTTCGCCCAGAAGCTGGCGCACGGCCCGACCGTCGCCTACGGCGCGATCAAGGCGGCGCTCGACTTCGGCGCCTCGCACTCGCTGAGCGAGACGCTGGACAAGGAGGACGAGCTGCAGACCCTGGCCGGGGCCAGCGAGGACCACCGGATCGCGGTGCGGGCCTTCGTGGCCAAGGAACAGCCGAACTACGTCGGGCGCTGA
- a CDS encoding DUF3117 domain-containing protein, with translation MAAMKPRTGDGPLEVTKEGRGIIMRVPLEGGGRLVVELTPDEASALGEALKQACG, from the coding sequence ATGGCGGCCATGAAGCCGCGGACGGGTGACGGCCCGCTGGAGGTCACCAAGGAGGGGCGGGGCATCATCATGCGAGTTCCGCTCGAAGGCGGCGGTCGCCTGGTGGTGGAGCTCACTCCGGACGAGGCGAGCGCCCTGGGCGAGGCCCTGAAGCAGGCCTGCGGCTGA
- a CDS encoding O-methyltransferase, with amino-acid sequence MIDFGPAAATLADTYVSEDAVLTYARSQAARTGVRAISPSGGAALRLLAAAVGAKAVAEIGTGTGVSGLYLLRGMRPDGILTTVDPEPIRQEFAREAYLAAGFAANRARFIPGRALDVLPRLADGQYDLVLCDGDAAESQAYLAESLRLLRPGGVVCFEGVFQQGRLTDPALDDPRTAAVRELVQEVRESKRLLPALLPVSDGLLCAIKR; translated from the coding sequence ATCATCGACTTCGGGCCCGCGGCTGCGACCCTCGCCGACACCTATGTCAGCGAGGACGCCGTGCTGACCTACGCCCGGTCGCAGGCGGCCAGGACCGGCGTGCGGGCGATCAGTCCGAGCGGCGGGGCCGCGCTGCGGCTGCTGGCCGCGGCGGTCGGCGCCAAGGCGGTGGCCGAGATCGGCACCGGCACCGGCGTGTCCGGCCTCTACCTGCTGCGCGGCATGCGCCCGGACGGCATTCTGACCACCGTCGACCCGGAGCCGATCCGCCAGGAGTTCGCCCGCGAGGCCTATCTGGCGGCGGGATTCGCGGCCAATCGGGCCCGGTTCATACCCGGACGGGCGCTGGACGTGCTGCCGCGACTCGCCGACGGGCAGTACGACCTGGTGCTGTGCGACGGGGACGCCGCGGAGTCGCAGGCGTACCTTGCAGAATCGTTGCGGCTGCTGCGGCCGGGCGGGGTGGTCTGCTTCGAGGGCGTGTTCCAGCAGGGCCGGCTGACCGACCCGGCGCTGGACGACCCGCGCACCGCGGCGGTGCGCGAGCTGGTCCAGGAGGTCCGGGAGAGCAAGCGGCTGCTGCCCGCGCTGCTGCCGGTCAGCGACGGGCTGCTCTGCGCCATCAAGCGCTGA
- the sigE gene encoding RNA polymerase sigma factor SigE translates to MNQSAHSPLDQSSDGTAAESSAPAAIATFADGADAQSWTPPSWEEIVEAHSARVYRLAYRLTGNQHDAEDLTQEVFVRVFRSLSTYTPGTFEGWLHRITTNLFLDMVRRRQRIRFDALAEDAAERLPSREPNPAQAFSDTHFDADVQHALDTLAPEFRAAVVLCDIEGLSYEEIAATLGVKLGTVRSRIHRGRSHLRAALKHRAPGAEPGRARRGGSEPLEPVIVGALAADPGGSGRRRS, encoded by the coding sequence ATGAACCAGTCTGCGCACTCTCCCCTGGACCAGTCGTCCGACGGCACCGCCGCCGAGTCCTCGGCCCCCGCCGCTATCGCGACCTTCGCCGACGGGGCCGACGCGCAGAGCTGGACTCCGCCCAGTTGGGAGGAGATCGTCGAGGCGCACAGCGCCCGGGTCTACCGCCTGGCCTACCGCCTGACGGGCAACCAGCACGATGCCGAGGACCTCACCCAGGAGGTCTTCGTCCGGGTCTTCCGCTCGCTGTCCACCTACACCCCCGGCACCTTCGAGGGCTGGCTGCACCGGATCACCACCAACCTCTTCCTGGACATGGTCCGCCGCCGTCAGCGGATCCGTTTCGACGCGCTGGCCGAGGACGCCGCCGAGAGGCTGCCCAGCCGCGAGCCGAACCCGGCCCAGGCCTTCAGCGACACCCACTTCGACGCCGACGTGCAGCACGCACTCGACACCCTGGCCCCCGAGTTCCGCGCGGCCGTGGTGCTCTGCGACATCGAGGGCCTGTCCTACGAGGAGATCGCGGCCACCCTGGGCGTCAAGCTCGGCACCGTGCGCAGCCGGATCCACCGCGGTCGCTCGCACCTGCGTGCCGCCCTCAAGCACCGGGCCCCGGGCGCCGAGCCCGGCCGTGCCCGGCGTGGCGGCTCCGAGCCGCTCGAGCCGGTGATCGTCGGCGCGCTCGCGGCCGATCCGGGCGGGAGCGGGCGGAGGCGATCGTGA
- a CDS encoding zf-HC2 domain-containing protein codes for MSGAGRSGAKRPAPARQDLVGQEFPVLRPIAVRPAEPAASTEEHHLGEALTAYLDGELGHDARERVQSHLATCPSCLAEAEAARAVKQLLTRTEAPGPSGMLMARLLAVAALPEDDGADDGPRDGSGGLSSAELPSASLLGNPSLGSPSLGGSRLTGGSFGRGAGASFGSGALGSDAPLPGVDPRAGRGPDVRLWSGRRGGAARAAASSPERQRPAAVLPISRPGVPRGRRLVVAAAGAFSVAAVTLGGFGSLGLASVAGDTPLDDQHGNAVNPQVPGNVPGGPLTAPLTVNFPLRPSGGHPYDLLTPGPLGHPGQGGNGQADTGQVVNPVVNGRPFLP; via the coding sequence GTGAGCGGCGCAGGCCGGTCCGGCGCCAAGCGCCCGGCGCCCGCCCGGCAGGATCTCGTGGGGCAGGAGTTCCCGGTGCTGCGGCCGATCGCCGTACGCCCGGCAGAACCCGCGGCGAGCACCGAGGAACACCACCTCGGCGAGGCGCTGACCGCCTACCTGGACGGCGAGCTGGGTCATGACGCCCGGGAGCGGGTCCAGTCCCATCTGGCGACCTGTCCGAGCTGCCTGGCCGAGGCCGAGGCGGCCCGCGCGGTCAAGCAGTTGCTCACCCGGACCGAGGCCCCCGGCCCGTCCGGGATGCTGATGGCCCGGCTGCTCGCGGTGGCCGCGCTGCCCGAGGACGACGGTGCGGACGACGGTCCGCGGGACGGCTCCGGCGGACTGTCCAGTGCGGAGCTGCCCAGCGCCAGTCTGCTGGGCAACCCGTCACTCGGTAGCCCCTCGCTGGGCGGCAGCCGGCTGACCGGCGGCTCCTTCGGCCGGGGTGCCGGCGCCTCCTTCGGCAGCGGGGCGCTCGGTTCCGACGCGCCACTGCCCGGGGTCGACCCGCGGGCCGGGCGCGGCCCGGACGTGCGGCTGTGGAGCGGTCGGCGCGGTGGCGCGGCGCGTGCCGCCGCCAGCAGCCCCGAACGGCAGCGGCCGGCGGCGGTACTGCCGATCTCGCGACCCGGGGTGCCGCGCGGGCGGCGGCTGGTGGTCGCGGCGGCCGGCGCCTTCTCGGTGGCCGCGGTGACCCTGGGCGGCTTCGGCAGCCTGGGCCTGGCCTCGGTGGCGGGCGACACCCCGCTGGACGACCAGCACGGCAACGCGGTCAACCCGCAGGTGCCGGGCAACGTCCCGGGCGGTCCGCTGACCGCCCCGCTGACGGTGAACTTCCCGCTGCGCCCGAGCGGCGGTCACCCGTACGACCTGCTGACCCCCGGTCCGCTCGGTCACCCGGGGCAGGGGGGCAACGGTCAGGCGGACACCGGCCAGGTGGTCAATCCGGTCGTCAACGGTCGCCCGTTTCTGCCGTAG
- a CDS encoding sec-independent translocase, producing MFFDIGPLEMITLAVMAIVIFGPDKLPKLIQDTVGFIRKVRSFADSAKADIRSELGPEFKDFEFEDLNPKTFVRKSLLGDGDDPLGFKELREGMDIKSVLDDKPANGTISTTTSAAAPAAQPVSAPLAAGERAPFDPDAT from the coding sequence GTGTTCTTCGACATAGGCCCACTCGAAATGATCACTCTGGCCGTCATGGCGATCGTGATCTTCGGGCCCGACAAGCTGCCGAAGCTGATCCAGGACACGGTCGGCTTCATCCGCAAGGTGCGCTCCTTCGCGGACAGCGCCAAGGCCGACATCCGCAGTGAGCTCGGCCCCGAGTTCAAGGACTTCGAGTTCGAGGACCTCAACCCGAAGACCTTCGTGCGCAAGAGCCTGCTCGGCGACGGCGACGACCCGCTCGGCTTCAAGGAGCTGCGCGAGGGCATGGACATCAAGTCGGTGCTGGACGACAAGCCGGCCAACGGCACGATCAGCACCACCACGTCGGCCGCGGCGCCTGCCGCGCAGCCGGTCAGCGCGCCGCTGGCCGCCGGCGAGCGGGCTCCGTTCGACCCGGACGCCACCTAG
- a CDS encoding Mrp/NBP35 family ATP-binding protein: protein MANETEVATGVTEESVRKALSTVQDPEINRPITELGMVKSVEFSAGGAVRVAVYLTVSGCPMRETITDRVKTAVGRVPGVTSVEVELDVMSEEQRKELSQLLRGGAPEREIPFAKPGTLTRVYAVASGKGGVGKSSVTVNLAAAMAADGLKVAVVDADIYGHSVPRMLGVEGRPTQVQDMIMPPSSHGVKVISIGMFTPGNAPVVWRGPMLHRALQQFLADVYWGDLDVLLLDLPPGTGDIAISVAQLVPNAEILIVTTPQQAAAEVAERAGTIALQTHQKIVGVIENMSGMPCPHCDEMVDVFGTGGGQTVADALTRATGATVPVLGNIPIDVRLREGGDDGRPVVLAAPDSPAGAALRTVAGKLGGRQRGLSGLSLGLTPKNKF from the coding sequence ATGGCCAATGAGACAGAGGTGGCGACCGGCGTGACGGAGGAGTCCGTCCGCAAGGCGCTGTCCACCGTGCAGGATCCGGAGATCAACCGCCCGATCACCGAGCTCGGCATGGTGAAATCGGTGGAGTTCTCCGCGGGCGGCGCGGTGCGCGTCGCCGTCTACCTGACCGTCTCCGGCTGTCCGATGCGCGAGACGATCACCGACCGGGTGAAGACCGCGGTCGGCCGCGTGCCGGGGGTGACCTCGGTCGAGGTCGAGCTCGACGTGATGAGCGAGGAGCAGCGCAAGGAGCTCTCCCAGCTGCTGCGCGGCGGTGCGCCCGAGCGCGAGATCCCGTTCGCCAAGCCGGGCACGCTGACCCGGGTGTACGCGGTCGCCTCCGGCAAGGGCGGGGTCGGCAAGTCCTCGGTCACCGTCAACCTGGCCGCGGCGATGGCCGCCGACGGGCTGAAGGTCGCCGTGGTGGACGCCGACATCTACGGGCACAGCGTGCCGCGGATGCTGGGCGTCGAGGGCCGCCCGACCCAGGTGCAGGACATGATCATGCCGCCGTCCTCGCACGGCGTGAAGGTGATCTCGATCGGCATGTTCACCCCGGGCAACGCCCCGGTGGTCTGGCGCGGCCCGATGCTGCACCGCGCGCTGCAGCAGTTCCTGGCCGACGTCTACTGGGGCGACCTGGACGTGCTGCTGCTCGACCTTCCGCCCGGCACCGGCGACATCGCGATCTCGGTGGCCCAGCTGGTGCCGAACGCCGAGATCCTGATCGTCACCACCCCGCAGCAGGCCGCCGCCGAGGTGGCCGAGCGAGCCGGCACCATCGCGCTGCAGACCCACCAGAAGATCGTCGGCGTGATCGAGAACATGTCCGGCATGCCCTGCCCGCACTGCGACGAGATGGTCGACGTCTTCGGCACCGGCGGCGGCCAGACCGTGGCCGACGCCCTCACCCGGGCCACCGGCGCCACCGTCCCGGTGCTCGGCAACATCCCGATCGACGTCCGCCTGCGCGAGGGCGGCGACGACGGCCGCCCGGTCGTCCTGGCCGCCCCCGACTCCCCGGCCGGCGCCGCCCTGCGCACCGTGGCCGGCAAGCTCGGCGGCCGCCAGCGCGGCCTCTCCGGCCTCTCGCTCGGGCTGACCCCGAAGAACAAGTTCTGA
- a CDS encoding DUF1003 domain-containing protein: MRTREGGRVQRVDTAHGTAIRTRLDQPRTGRPSVFTLPSYDPEAFGKLSERIARFLGTGRFIVWMTVVVLVWIGWNTLLPVSVRFDEYPFIFLTLALSLQASYAAPLILLAQNRQDDRDRVNMEQDRARSDRNIADTEYLTREVAALRQGLGEVATRDFIRSELQSLLKEMDERLGASEAA; this comes from the coding sequence CTGCGCACCCGCGAGGGCGGCCGGGTTCAGCGGGTGGACACCGCACACGGCACGGCCATCCGGACCCGGCTCGACCAACCGCGCACCGGACGCCCGTCGGTCTTCACCCTGCCCTCCTACGACCCGGAGGCCTTCGGCAAGCTCTCCGAGCGGATCGCCCGCTTCCTGGGCACCGGGCGCTTCATCGTCTGGATGACGGTGGTGGTGCTGGTCTGGATCGGCTGGAACACCCTGCTGCCGGTCAGTGTCCGGTTCGACGAGTACCCGTTCATCTTCCTCACCCTGGCGCTCTCGCTGCAGGCCTCCTACGCGGCCCCGCTGATCCTGCTGGCGCAGAACCGTCAGGACGACCGCGACCGGGTCAACATGGAGCAGGACCGGGCCCGCAGCGACCGCAACATCGCCGACACCGAGTACCTGACCCGTGAGGTGGCGGCGCTGCGCCAGGGCCTGGGCGAGGTGGCCACCCGCGACTTCATCCGCTCCGAGCTGCAGAGCCTGCTCAAGGAGATGGACGAGCGACTGGGCGCCAGCGAGGCCGCCTGA
- a CDS encoding magnesium transporter MgtE N-terminal domain-containing protein, giving the protein MAGPGSRVFISHLAGVAVFDPNGDQVGRVRDVVVSLRLAGRPPRVLGLVAEVVGRRRIFLPMTRVTSLESGQVLTTGVINMRRFEQRPTETLVLAELLDRRVTETATSAEVTVLDVAMVQTRAREWEISKVFVQRGKVARLRKSKGEAVTLDWTAVTGFTLTEEGQGAANLLATFEQLRPADLANVMHHLSAKRRAEVAAALDDERLADVLEELPEDDQVEILGKLQDERAADVLEAMDPDDAADLLSELPGEEAERLLQLMEPEEAAPVRRLLSYEEDTAGGLMTTEPIVLEPDATVAEALARVRVSDHKPALAAQVYVCRPPNETPTGTYLGTVHFQRLLREPPYTLVGSIVDGDLDPLPPDTPLPLITSYLATYNMVAAPVVDEADHLLGAVTVDDVLDHLLPEDWREAALHGHNGDLEQDPADHKHETETSSGR; this is encoded by the coding sequence ATGGCAGGGCCAGGCAGCCGGGTCTTCATCTCCCATCTCGCCGGAGTCGCCGTCTTCGACCCCAACGGCGACCAGGTCGGCCGGGTCCGCGACGTGGTCGTCTCACTGCGGCTCGCCGGACGCCCGCCGCGGGTGCTCGGCCTGGTGGCCGAGGTGGTCGGCCGGCGCCGGATCTTCCTGCCGATGACCCGGGTGACCAGTCTCGAGTCCGGCCAGGTGCTGACCACCGGGGTGATCAACATGCGCCGCTTCGAGCAGCGGCCGACCGAGACCCTGGTGCTGGCCGAACTGCTGGACCGCCGGGTCACCGAGACCGCCACCAGCGCCGAGGTGACCGTGCTCGACGTGGCCATGGTGCAGACCCGGGCGCGTGAGTGGGAGATCAGCAAGGTCTTCGTGCAGCGCGGCAAGGTCGCCCGGCTGCGCAAGAGCAAGGGCGAGGCGGTCACCCTGGACTGGACCGCGGTGACCGGCTTCACGCTGACCGAGGAGGGCCAGGGCGCGGCCAACCTGCTGGCCACCTTCGAGCAGCTGCGCCCGGCCGACCTGGCCAACGTGATGCACCACCTGTCCGCCAAGCGCCGGGCCGAGGTGGCCGCCGCGCTGGACGACGAGCGCCTCGCCGACGTGCTGGAGGAGCTGCCCGAGGACGACCAGGTGGAGATCCTCGGCAAGCTGCAGGACGAGCGGGCGGCCGACGTGCTGGAGGCGATGGACCCGGACGACGCCGCCGACCTGCTCTCCGAACTGCCCGGCGAGGAGGCCGAGCGGCTGCTCCAGCTGATGGAGCCGGAGGAGGCCGCACCGGTGCGCCGGCTGCTCTCCTACGAGGAGGACACCGCCGGCGGTCTGATGACCACCGAGCCGATCGTGCTCGAGCCGGACGCCACGGTGGCCGAGGCGCTGGCCCGGGTCCGGGTCTCCGACCACAAGCCCGCGCTGGCCGCCCAGGTGTACGTCTGCCGCCCGCCGAACGAGACCCCCACCGGCACCTACCTGGGCACCGTGCACTTCCAGCGGCTGCTGCGCGAGCCGCCGTACACCCTTGTCGGCTCGATCGTGGACGGTGATCTCGACCCGCTCCCGCCGGACACCCCGCTCCCGCTGATCACCAGTTACCTGGCGACCTACAACATGGTCGCCGCCCCGGTGGTGGACGAGGCCGACCACCTGCTCGGCGCCGTCACCGTCGACGACGTACTGGACCACCTGCTGCCCGAGGACTGGCGCGAGGCCGCGCTGCACGGCCACAACGGGGACCTGGAGCAGGACCCGGCGGACCACAAGCACGAGACGGAGACGAGCAGTGGACGCTGA
- a CDS encoding pyridoxamine 5'-phosphate oxidase family protein, with amino-acid sequence MDGINTTADDFLGRALLEEAVKKSGLLWVRADGAGESRPLWHAWHDGAVVVVGDGGEQPLHGLRAQGSAEVTVRSKDKWGRLVAFTAAVSVLEPGSDAWTGAVEELKGKRLNAPDTDTITDRWAAECRVLRLAPVGAPTQQPGAMPEGSHAAVPMVSSATTRQPIPAGLPKLVLGRLRRKS; translated from the coding sequence ATGGACGGGATCAACACCACTGCTGACGACTTCCTGGGCCGTGCTCTGCTGGAGGAGGCGGTGAAGAAGTCCGGGCTGCTCTGGGTGCGGGCCGACGGCGCCGGCGAGAGCCGACCGCTCTGGCACGCCTGGCACGACGGCGCGGTGGTGGTGGTCGGCGACGGCGGCGAGCAGCCGCTGCACGGGCTGCGTGCCCAGGGCTCGGCCGAGGTGACCGTGCGCAGCAAGGACAAGTGGGGGCGGCTGGTCGCCTTCACCGCCGCCGTCTCGGTCCTCGAGCCCGGCAGTGACGCCTGGACCGGGGCGGTCGAGGAGCTCAAGGGGAAGCGGCTGAACGCGCCGGACACCGACACCATCACGGACCGCTGGGCGGCCGAGTGCCGGGTGTTGCGGCTGGCGCCGGTGGGGGCGCCGACCCAGCAGCCGGGCGCGATGCCGGAGGGCTCGCACGCCGCCGTGCCGATGGTCAGTTCGGCGACCACCCGGCAGCCGATCCCGGCCGGGCTGCCGAAGCTGGTGCTGGGGCGGTTGCGCCGGAAGTCTTGA
- a CDS encoding DMT family transporter codes for MPVARPETATAAAHAPSVATPAPALPRTDLLLLAVSIAGISLSAPLISATAAPALAIACWRNIMSVGVLGPYALLRHRAELRGIGRRALLLAIAAGVLLAVHFALWMPSLRMTSVASATALVTTTPLWTILIMRITGVRPPRLVWLGMCVAFTGVLVLTGVDLALSSRALLGDALALGAGLAAAGYMLLGAEVRRTVSTTAYTLVCYATTAVVLLALCLVTGTRMVGWPAGVWGQIALLMVAAQLLGHSLSNRVVRTLGPSVTSTAILLETPGAALIAAVWLGQWPPYAAYPAVAVILLGLGLVVRGGRQ; via the coding sequence GTGCCCGTCGCTCGGCCCGAGACCGCCACCGCCGCCGCCCACGCCCCGTCGGTCGCCACGCCCGCACCGGCGCTGCCCAGGACGGATCTGCTGCTGCTCGCCGTCTCGATCGCGGGCATCTCGCTCTCCGCGCCGCTGATCAGCGCCACCGCCGCACCAGCCCTGGCCATCGCCTGCTGGCGCAACATCATGTCGGTGGGCGTGCTCGGCCCGTACGCGCTGCTGCGCCACCGGGCCGAGCTGCGCGGGATCGGCCGGCGCGCGCTGCTGCTGGCGATCGCCGCCGGGGTGCTGCTCGCGGTGCACTTCGCGCTCTGGATGCCCAGCCTGCGGATGACCTCGGTGGCCTCGGCCACCGCGCTGGTCACCACCACCCCGCTGTGGACCATCCTGATCATGCGGATCACCGGGGTGCGCCCGCCCCGACTGGTCTGGCTGGGCATGTGCGTGGCCTTCACGGGCGTGCTGGTGCTCACCGGCGTCGACCTGGCGCTCTCCTCCCGGGCGCTGCTGGGCGACGCGCTGGCGCTGGGCGCGGGCCTGGCCGCCGCCGGCTACATGCTGCTCGGGGCCGAGGTCCGACGGACCGTCAGCACCACCGCCTACACCCTGGTCTGCTACGCCACCACGGCCGTGGTGCTGCTGGCGCTCTGCCTGGTCACCGGCACCCGGATGGTCGGCTGGCCGGCCGGCGTCTGGGGACAGATCGCGCTGCTGATGGTGGCCGCCCAGCTGCTCGGGCACTCGCTGAGCAACCGGGTGGTGCGCACCCTCGGTCCCTCGGTGACCTCCACCGCGATCCTGCTGGAGACCCCGGGCGCGGCGCTGATCGCCGCCGTCTGGCTGGGCCAGTGGCCGCCGTACGCCGCCTACCCGGCGGTGGCGGTGATCCTGCTCGGGCTCGGCCTGGTGGTGCGGGGCGGGCGGCAGTGA
- a CDS encoding magnesium and cobalt transport protein CorA has translation MSMMNNLRAAVRPTRRQPETPGRTGRPGGPHTAVVDCAVYQEGRRLGESCSPREAVRKVRDGGPGAFSWIGLHEPTEEEFEGIAQRFGLHPLAVEDAVHAHQRPKIERYGDVLFAVFKTVCYVDHDRLTPTSEVVDTGELMVFAGADFVITVRHGGHGSLTELRHQLENATDGTDGTGLLAKGPAAVLHAIADQVVDDYLLVADRLQTDVDDIEFDVFSPAGGPGTDAGRVYQLKREVLEFKRAVVPLLRPMQQLTEPAAAQLIDREVQTYFRDVADHLARVIEQVQGFDELLNSLLQANLAQVSVAQNEDMRKITAWAAIFAVPTMITGIYGMNFDNMPELHYKYGYFLVLVGVLVICVGMHRGFKRNGWL, from the coding sequence ATGTCGATGATGAACAATCTTCGGGCCGCCGTACGGCCGACCCGCCGTCAGCCCGAGACGCCCGGTCGGACCGGCCGCCCCGGCGGGCCGCACACGGCCGTGGTGGACTGCGCCGTCTACCAGGAGGGCCGCCGACTCGGCGAGAGCTGCTCCCCGCGCGAGGCCGTCCGCAAGGTACGGGACGGCGGGCCGGGCGCGTTCAGCTGGATCGGCCTGCACGAGCCGACCGAGGAGGAGTTCGAGGGCATCGCCCAACGCTTCGGCCTCCACCCGCTCGCCGTGGAGGACGCGGTGCACGCGCACCAGCGCCCCAAGATCGAGCGGTACGGCGATGTGCTGTTCGCCGTCTTCAAGACCGTCTGCTACGTGGACCACGACCGCCTCACCCCGACCAGCGAGGTGGTGGACACCGGCGAGCTGATGGTCTTCGCCGGGGCCGACTTCGTGATCACGGTCCGGCACGGCGGCCACGGCTCGCTGACCGAGCTGCGCCACCAGCTGGAGAACGCCACCGACGGCACGGACGGCACCGGACTGCTCGCCAAGGGCCCGGCCGCCGTCCTGCACGCGATCGCCGACCAGGTGGTGGACGACTACCTGCTGGTCGCCGACCGGCTGCAGACCGACGTGGACGACATCGAGTTCGACGTCTTCTCCCCCGCGGGCGGCCCCGGCACCGACGCCGGGCGGGTCTACCAGCTCAAGCGCGAGGTGCTGGAGTTCAAGCGCGCGGTGGTCCCGCTGCTGCGGCCGATGCAGCAGCTCACCGAACCGGCCGCGGCCCAGCTGATCGACCGCGAGGTGCAGACCTACTTCCGCGACGTGGCCGACCACCTGGCCCGGGTGATCGAGCAGGTGCAGGGCTTCGACGAACTGCTCAACTCGCTGCTGCAGGCCAACCTGGCCCAGGTCTCGGTGGCGCAGAACGAGGACATGCGCAAGATCACCGCGTGGGCGGCGATCTTCGCCGTGCCCACGATGATCACCGGCATCTACGGCATGAACTTCGACAACATGCCCGAACTGCACTACAAGTACGGCTACTTCCTGGTGCTGGTCGGCGTCCTGGTGATCTGCGTCGGCATGCACCGCGGCTTCAAGCGCAACGGCTGGCTCTGA
- a CDS encoding suppressor of fused domain protein: MAHDFPLFGDPSQPHGPQGPTRAEVLAAVEARLLTTFGEPSGRAAVTFLGAERIEVLRFGPGAEGLVRYATLGMAAAPMADPTSAVADPVRGPRAELLLTLRAGRDEVLRALATFAATPQVEGLVVAPGSSLDLGGPLWPDAPFTSVLAAESGGLVEDLELAEPAEPVRFLPLLPMTPNEAAHKRVHGAAALQERWLAKGTDLRDPQRRGVALD; this comes from the coding sequence ATGGCCCACGACTTCCCGCTCTTCGGCGACCCAAGCCAGCCGCACGGCCCGCAGGGCCCGACCCGCGCCGAGGTGCTGGCCGCCGTCGAGGCCCGACTGCTGACCACCTTCGGCGAGCCGAGCGGGCGCGCGGCGGTCACCTTCCTGGGCGCCGAGCGGATCGAGGTGCTGCGCTTCGGCCCCGGCGCCGAGGGGCTGGTCCGGTACGCGACCCTGGGCATGGCCGCCGCCCCGATGGCCGACCCCACCTCGGCGGTGGCCGACCCGGTGCGCGGGCCGCGCGCCGAACTGCTGCTGACGCTGCGCGCCGGACGCGACGAGGTGCTCCGCGCGCTGGCCACCTTCGCGGCGACACCGCAGGTCGAAGGCCTGGTGGTGGCCCCCGGCAGCTCGCTCGACCTGGGCGGGCCGCTCTGGCCGGACGCGCCGTTCACCTCGGTGCTGGCGGCCGAGAGCGGCGGCCTCGTCGAGGACCTGGAGCTGGCCGAGCCGGCCGAGCCGGTGCGCTTCCTGCCGCTGCTGCCGATGACGCCCAACGAGGCCGCGCACAAGCGGGTGCACGGTGCGGCGGCGCTGCAGGAGCGGTGGCTGGCCAAGGGCACCGACCTGCGCGATCCGCAGCGGCGCGGGGTGGCGCTGGACTGA